The Candidatus Cloacimonadota bacterium genome includes the window AATATAATTTTTATTTAAAAATCGGGATGTAGCGCAGCTCGGCAGCGCGCTTCGTTCGGGACGAAGAGGTCGCCGGTTCAAATCCGGCCATCCCGACCAGAATAAATTCAAAGTATAATATCCAATCGATTTAACGATGAAAAAATTCTTCCCCTAATTAAGTTATTTCTTTCTTCGCGACATATCAGCAATATAAAGCAAGATTGCAAAAAGAATGAATGGATTTGCTGCTATAAAGTAATTTTCATGCTGGAGTATAATATTACTGTGTGGAAAGAATAGTTTATCAATAATACCAATTAATATCAATAAACCAGCAACAATTGCACATAACTTCGCTAAAATATTTAGAATATTTTCTTTTAACATTAGCTCTCTCTTTATCTGGGATTAGAATATCCAAAATAAAATTACATTTGATATTTATAATTTCATCTATATAATCTATCCAGATTTCAATTTTATTTATAGAATTATATAAACTTAGAATACAAATATGAAAGTTATCTCTGCTTTTTCTTATGACGATTCTTACGAAGTATCTTTTTTCTCTTATGCTTATTGATTTTCTTTCTCTTTCTCTTTTTTCCGCAGGGCATCAAATCTCCATTAGTTATTATTCATTATATCGGTAATAAAGAACTTTGAAAATTTAAATGTAGGAACAATTCTTTCGGGAAGTCTAACGATTTCTCCTGTATTTGGATTTCGTGCAGTACGTGCTTTCCTTTTCTTATTCTTAAAAGTTCCAAATCCTCTTAGTTCAATATGCTCT containing:
- a CDS encoding HU family DNA-binding protein codes for the protein MTKADLVRAISQETGIILSDTKMIVDALLSSVRKSMVRGEHIELRGFGTFKNKKRKARTARNPNTGEIVRLPERIVPTFKFSKFFITDIMNNN